One window from the genome of Dermacentor silvarum isolate Dsil-2018 chromosome 5, BIME_Dsil_1.4, whole genome shotgun sequence encodes:
- the LOC119454646 gene encoding uncharacterized protein K02A2.6-like, which produces MSGGQKFTKIDLRDAYQQIPLDAESREYVTINTHHVSLPVYTLKFGVSPAPAIFQREMEKPASWCAGTAVYFDDIVITGIDDKDHLENLTIVLQKLREVGLRLKLEKCGSSLPKWNTWATSYASKV; this is translated from the coding sequence ATGTCGGGAGGTCAGAAGTTTACAAAAATTGACCTGCGAGACGCCTACCAGCAGATACCTCTGGATGCAGAAAGCCGTGAATATGTGACCATCAACACACACCATGTGTCTCTTCCAGTATACACGCTGAAATTTGGCGTTTCTCCTGCACCTGCTATCTTCCAGCGAGAGATGGAAAAACCTGCTTCGTGGTGTGCCGGAACAGCTGTGTACTTTGATGACATTGTTATTACAGGCATCGACGACAAGGACCATTTGGAGAATCTGACGATTGTCTTGCAGAAACTTCGGGAAGTGGGCCTCAGGTTGAAGCTGGAGAAGTGTGGTTCTTCGCTCCCGAAGTGGAATACCTGGGCCACTTCATATGCAAGCAAGGTCTAA